In Saccharothrix syringae, the following are encoded in one genomic region:
- a CDS encoding DNA-3-methyladenine glycosylase 2 family protein, with product MHEDAERCARAVRSKDARFDGWFFTGVLTTGIYCRPSCPVAPPKVENMRFYPSAAAAQQAGFRACKRCRPDASPGSPLWNHRADAVAKAMRMIADGVVDREGVPGLAAGLGYSVRQLERLLLAELGAGPLALARAQRAQTARLLIETTSLPMAEVAQAAGFASVRAFNETVREVFALSPTDLRARRGPVPEAPGALSLRLPFRAPLCPDNLFGHLAATGVPGVEEWRDGAYRRTLRLPHGHGVVSLSPRPDHVACRLSLGDLRDLSIAIARCRRLLDLDADPVAVDDQLRADPLLAPVVDRAPGRRVPGTVDAAEFAVRALLGQQVSTAAARTHAARLVTAVGDPVEDVGLTHLFPTPRALAELDPAVLAVPASRRTAFRALVTALADGSLDLGVGADWDKARADLLALPGIGPWTVEVVAMRALGDPDAFIPTDLGVRVAARTLGLPGTPAALVRRAQAWRPWRAYAVQYLWATGDHAVNRLPA from the coding sequence GTGCACGAAGACGCGGAACGCTGCGCCAGGGCGGTGCGGTCCAAAGACGCCAGGTTCGACGGGTGGTTCTTCACCGGGGTGCTGACCACCGGGATCTATTGTCGGCCGAGTTGTCCGGTGGCGCCGCCCAAGGTCGAGAACATGCGGTTCTACCCGAGTGCGGCGGCGGCGCAACAAGCCGGTTTCCGGGCGTGCAAGAGGTGTCGGCCCGACGCGTCGCCGGGTTCGCCGTTGTGGAACCACCGCGCGGACGCCGTGGCCAAGGCGATGCGGATGATCGCCGACGGCGTGGTCGACCGCGAGGGCGTGCCCGGTCTGGCCGCCGGGCTCGGCTACAGCGTCCGCCAGCTCGAACGCCTGCTGCTCGCCGAACTGGGCGCGGGTCCCCTCGCGCTGGCCCGGGCGCAGCGCGCGCAGACCGCCCGGCTGCTGATCGAGACCACGTCGCTGCCCATGGCCGAGGTGGCGCAGGCGGCCGGGTTCGCCAGCGTGCGCGCGTTCAACGAGACGGTGCGCGAGGTCTTCGCCCTGTCGCCGACCGACCTGCGCGCCCGCCGGGGCCCCGTGCCGGAGGCACCCGGCGCGCTGTCGCTGCGGCTGCCGTTCCGCGCGCCGCTGTGCCCGGACAACCTGTTCGGCCACCTGGCGGCGACCGGCGTGCCCGGCGTCGAGGAGTGGCGTGACGGCGCCTACCGGCGCACCCTGCGCCTGCCGCACGGGCACGGCGTGGTGTCGCTGAGCCCGCGACCGGACCACGTGGCGTGCCGGCTGTCCCTGGGGGACCTGCGGGACCTGTCGATCGCCATCGCCCGCTGCCGCCGGCTGCTGGACCTCGACGCCGACCCGGTGGCCGTGGACGACCAGCTCCGCGCGGACCCGCTGCTGGCGCCGGTGGTCGACCGGGCACCGGGCCGCCGCGTGCCGGGCACGGTGGACGCGGCGGAGTTCGCCGTCCGGGCCCTGCTGGGCCAGCAGGTGTCCACGGCCGCGGCCCGCACCCACGCTGCCCGCCTGGTCACCGCGGTGGGCGACCCGGTCGAGGACGTGGGCCTCACCCACCTGTTCCCCACCCCGCGGGCGCTGGCCGAGCTGGACCCCGCGGTGCTCGCCGTGCCCGCGTCGCGCCGGACCGCGTTCCGGGCCCTGGTCACCGCCCTGGCCGACGGCTCGCTCGACCTGGGCGTCGGCGCCGACTGGGACAAGGCGCGCGCCGACCTGCTCGCCCTGCCCGGCATCGGCCCGTGGACCGTCGAGGTCGTCGCGATGCGCGCGCTGGGCGACCCGGACGCGTTCATCCCCACCGACCTGGGCGTCCGGGTGGCCGCCCGGACCCTCGGCCTCCCCGGCACCCCCGCCGCCCTGGTGCGGCGGGCCCAGGCGTGGCGCCCCTGGCGGGCCTACGCCGTCCAGTACCTCTGGGCGACCGGTGACCACGCGGTCAACCGGCTGCCCGCGTGA
- a CDS encoding methylated-DNA--[protein]-cysteine S-methyltransferase encodes MTHTVVDSPVGPLTLVAHRGALSGLYMTDQRHRPAQETFGPEDAAPFGEVEAQLAQYFAGERTSFDLEVDLIGTPFQRMVWQALCDIPYGETVSYGELAARLGRPTAARAVGLANGKNPISIVVPCHRVVGSTGDLTGYGGGLARKRHLLDFERGAHPALLPL; translated from the coding sequence ATGACCCACACCGTGGTCGACAGCCCCGTCGGCCCCCTGACGCTGGTCGCGCACCGCGGCGCGCTGTCCGGCCTCTACATGACCGACCAGCGGCACCGCCCGGCCCAGGAGACGTTCGGCCCGGAGGACGCCGCGCCGTTCGGCGAGGTGGAGGCGCAACTGGCGCAGTACTTCGCCGGCGAGCGCACGTCGTTCGACCTGGAGGTGGACCTGATCGGCACGCCGTTCCAGCGGATGGTCTGGCAGGCCCTGTGCGACATCCCCTACGGGGAGACCGTGTCGTACGGCGAGCTGGCGGCCAGGCTGGGCCGCCCGACCGCCGCCAGGGCCGTCGGCCTGGCCAACGGCAAGAACCCGATCAGCATCGTGGTGCCCTGCCACCGGGTGGTGGGCTCGACCGGCGACCTGACCGGCTACGGCGGCGGCCTGGCCCGCAAGCGCCACCTGCTGGACTTCGAACGAGGCGCCCACCCGGCCCTGCTGCCCCTTTGA
- a CDS encoding ArsR/SmtB family transcription factor, translated as MLDVAVIEDPATAEVTLDPVRMRLLAELAEPGSATTLAAKVGLPRQKVNYHLRLLEQHGLVELAEERRRGNMTERVMRATAASYVISPVALSAVQPDPARAPDRLSARWLLAVAARLVRDVGNLITGASKAGKRVATFAVDGEVRFASAADRAAFAEELATTVAGLVAKYHDESAAGGRAHRVVVAVHPSIPEE; from the coding sequence ATGCTTGATGTGGCGGTGATCGAGGACCCGGCGACGGCCGAGGTCACGCTGGACCCGGTGCGGATGAGGCTGCTGGCCGAACTCGCCGAGCCGGGTTCGGCGACGACGCTGGCGGCCAAGGTGGGGCTGCCGCGGCAGAAGGTGAACTACCACCTGCGCCTGCTGGAGCAGCACGGCCTCGTCGAACTGGCCGAGGAGCGCCGCAGGGGCAACATGACCGAACGGGTCATGCGCGCCACCGCCGCGTCCTACGTCATCTCGCCCGTCGCGCTGTCCGCCGTGCAGCCGGACCCGGCCCGCGCGCCCGACCGGCTGTCCGCGCGCTGGCTGCTGGCCGTGGCCGCGCGACTGGTCCGGGACGTCGGCAACCTCATCACCGGCGCGTCCAAAGCCGGTAAGCGCGTCGCCACCTTCGCCGTCGACGGCGAGGTCCGCTTCGCCTCCGCGGCCGACCGGGCGGCGTTCGCCGAAGAGCTCGCGACCACCGTCGCCGGCCTGGTCGCCAAGTACCACGACGAGTCGGCCGCGGGCGGGCGGGCGCACCGCGTCGTCGTCGCCGTCCACCCCAGCATCCCCGAGGAGTGA
- a CDS encoding SRPBCC family protein, which translates to MGHAFEESAEAELDGVTPEQVWDAIATGPGIDSWFMGRNEVEPGAAVRQAFGEYRPEHPVTAWEPGRRLAFGGEKAPDGRFVAYEYLIEGRAGGSTVVRMVTSGFLPGDDWEEEFEAMLAGGAMFWHTLVTYLRHYAGRTARPVTAFGPPITDWPATWTRLGHRLGLYRAPRTGDEVTLDGTPGVVYHANSQTAGIRTADAVYRFFQGMGGTLTAMHHVFTDDGRDERAWIAWMADLA; encoded by the coding sequence ATGGGTCACGCGTTCGAAGAGAGTGCCGAGGCCGAGCTGGACGGCGTGACCCCGGAGCAGGTCTGGGACGCCATCGCCACCGGCCCCGGCATCGACTCCTGGTTCATGGGCCGCAACGAGGTCGAGCCCGGCGCCGCGGTGCGGCAGGCGTTCGGCGAGTACCGGCCCGAGCACCCGGTCACCGCCTGGGAACCCGGCCGGCGCCTGGCCTTCGGCGGCGAGAAGGCCCCGGACGGCCGGTTCGTCGCCTACGAGTACCTGATCGAGGGCAGGGCCGGCGGCAGCACGGTCGTCCGCATGGTCACCAGCGGCTTCCTGCCCGGCGACGACTGGGAGGAGGAGTTCGAGGCCATGCTGGCGGGCGGCGCGATGTTCTGGCACACCCTCGTCACCTACCTGCGCCACTACGCCGGCCGCACCGCGCGCCCGGTCACCGCCTTCGGCCCGCCGATCACCGACTGGCCCGCGACGTGGACGCGCCTCGGCCACCGGCTGGGCCTGTACCGCGCGCCGCGCACCGGCGACGAGGTCACCCTCGACGGCACCCCGGGGGTCGTCTACCACGCCAACTCGCAGACCGCCGGCATCCGCACCGCCGACGCCGTGTACCGCTTCTTCCAGGGCATGGGCGGCACGCTGACCGCGATGCACCACGTCTTCACCGACGACGGCCGCGACGAGCGGGCGTGGATCGCCTGGATGGCGGACCTGGCATGA
- a CDS encoding DUF998 domain-containing protein produces MTALQGTRTGTTRLLLACGVLAGPLYLVTGFALALTREGFDLTRHPFSMLSLGEGGGLQIANFVVTGLLFLAGAAGARRSGRAGRWAPLLLGVFALGMIGGGVFTADPAFGFPAGAPEGQPETLSWHGVLHGVAFFTAFPALVAAFFVLARHLDGRWSRGSVLAGVLSLSPLPFAGTGSGTVLLYCAAVVAWLWVSAVLAKLRSES; encoded by the coding sequence ATGACCGCGCTCCAGGGCACCCGGACGGGCACCACCAGGCTGCTCCTGGCCTGCGGCGTGCTCGCCGGCCCGCTCTACCTGGTCACCGGCTTCGCCCTGGCGCTCACCCGCGAGGGCTTCGACCTGACCCGGCACCCGTTCAGCATGCTGTCGCTGGGCGAGGGCGGCGGGCTCCAGATCGCCAACTTCGTCGTCACCGGCCTCCTCTTCCTCGCCGGCGCGGCAGGCGCGCGCCGCAGCGGCCGCGCCGGCAGGTGGGCGCCGCTCCTCCTGGGCGTGTTCGCGCTGGGCATGATCGGCGGCGGCGTGTTCACCGCGGACCCGGCCTTCGGCTTCCCGGCCGGTGCCCCCGAAGGGCAACCCGAAACCCTGTCCTGGCACGGCGTGCTCCACGGCGTCGCGTTCTTCACGGCCTTCCCGGCACTGGTCGCGGCGTTCTTCGTGCTGGCACGCCACCTCGACGGCCGCTGGTCCCGGGGAAGCGTGCTGGCCGGGGTCCTGTCACTGTCCCCACTGCCCTTCGCGGGCACCGGGTCCGGCACGGTCCTGCTCTACTGCGCGGCCGTGGTGGCCTGGCTGTGGGTGTCCGCCGTCCTGGCGAAACTGCGTTCCGAGAGCTGA
- a CDS encoding alpha/beta fold hydrolase, whose protein sequence is MAHTTSKDGTKIAYSKTGSGPALVIVDGALCHRGFGPAPDLAKALAANFTVYTYDRRGRGESGTTGAPDVDREVEDIAALVEEAGGTANLFGMSSGGALVAEAAHRGVAAERIAIYEAPMVVDDTHSPMAPDFVARVSRAVAEDRRGDVVKMFMRYVGTPAFAVVMMQLTPVWKKLKQVAHTLPNDLAVVGEFQHGTLPPANRWAGAEMSALVIAGEKSPVYMRNAQQCLASALPNGKLVVLPGQTHMVKAAVTARVLVDFFTE, encoded by the coding sequence ATGGCGCACACGACGTCCAAGGACGGCACCAAGATCGCCTACAGCAAGACGGGCTCCGGCCCGGCACTGGTCATCGTCGACGGCGCCCTGTGCCACCGCGGCTTCGGCCCCGCCCCCGACCTGGCGAAGGCCCTCGCGGCGAACTTCACCGTCTACACCTACGACCGGAGGGGCCGAGGCGAGAGCGGCACCACCGGCGCGCCCGACGTCGACCGCGAGGTCGAGGACATCGCGGCACTGGTCGAAGAAGCCGGCGGCACGGCCAACCTGTTCGGCATGTCGTCCGGCGGGGCCCTGGTGGCCGAGGCGGCACACCGGGGGGTGGCGGCGGAGCGCATCGCGATCTACGAAGCACCCATGGTCGTCGACGACACCCACAGCCCCATGGCCCCTGATTTCGTGGCACGCGTCTCCCGGGCCGTGGCCGAGGACCGCCGCGGTGACGTGGTCAAGATGTTCATGCGCTACGTGGGGACGCCCGCTTTCGCCGTCGTGATGATGCAGCTCACGCCGGTCTGGAAGAAGCTCAAGCAGGTGGCCCACACCCTGCCCAACGACCTGGCCGTGGTGGGCGAGTTCCAGCACGGCACCCTGCCGCCGGCGAACCGCTGGGCGGGCGCGGAAATGTCCGCCCTGGTGATCGCGGGCGAGAAGAGCCCGGTGTACATGCGCAATGCCCAGCAGTGCCTCGCCTCGGCGCTGCCGAACGGGAAGCTGGTCGTCCTTCCCGGACAGACGCACATGGTGAAAGCCGCGGTAACGGCCCGGGTCCTGGTCGACTTCTTCACCGAGTAA
- a CDS encoding SAM-dependent methyltransferase — translation MSGTSSDAAVPVYIDTTKASIARVYDAFLNGKDNYEIDREVLRQVQQVAPEAATLAVDNRSFLIRATRFVASQTGITQFLDCGSGLPTAENTHQVAQRINPDVRVVYVDNDPVVLAHGRALLEENDQTHFSAADIFKPQEILNDEVVRKHIDFSEPLALFQMGTLHHYNGTSPTTAEIMAEYIDALPSGSYVGISHFFDPETEEHSAIARRMEQTFLHSPMGSGRFATKSELLELFNGLELVEPGLVICADWWPDGPRLKELDAVSYCIAGAVGRKP, via the coding sequence ATGTCGGGTACGTCCTCGGACGCTGCCGTCCCCGTCTACATCGACACCACCAAGGCCAGCATCGCCAGGGTTTACGATGCGTTCCTCAACGGCAAGGACAACTACGAGATCGACCGCGAGGTGCTGCGACAGGTGCAGCAGGTCGCCCCGGAGGCGGCGACGCTGGCCGTGGACAACCGCAGCTTCCTGATCCGCGCCACTCGTTTCGTCGCCAGCCAGACGGGTATCACCCAGTTCCTCGACTGCGGCTCGGGCCTGCCCACCGCCGAGAACACCCACCAGGTGGCCCAGCGGATCAACCCGGACGTCCGAGTCGTCTACGTGGACAACGACCCGGTGGTCCTGGCGCACGGCCGGGCGCTGCTGGAGGAGAACGACCAGACCCACTTCTCGGCGGCGGACATCTTCAAGCCGCAGGAGATCCTGAACGACGAGGTGGTGCGCAAGCACATCGACTTCTCCGAGCCGCTGGCGCTGTTCCAGATGGGGACGCTGCACCACTACAACGGCACCTCGCCGACGACGGCCGAGATCATGGCGGAGTACATCGACGCGCTGCCGTCCGGGTCGTACGTGGGGATCTCGCACTTCTTCGACCCGGAGACCGAGGAGCACTCGGCCATCGCGCGGCGGATGGAGCAGACGTTCCTGCACTCGCCGATGGGCAGCGGGCGGTTCGCGACGAAGTCCGAGCTGCTGGAGCTGTTCAACGGGTTGGAGCTGGTGGAGCCCGGGTTGGTGATCTGCGCGGACTGGTGGCCGGACGGGCCGCGGTTGAAGGAGCTGGACGCGGTGAGCTACTGCATCGCCGGGGCGGTGGGGCGCAAGCCGTGA
- a CDS encoding helix-turn-helix domain-containing protein, with product MATSEPAPERESGPTALRIVLGAQLRRLREAAEIGRADAGYAIRGSESKISRMELGRVGLKERDVKDLLTMYGVTEEETRDKFLEMVRRSNSPGWWHRYSDLMPDWFQDFVGLEEAASRILTYETQFVPGLLQTEDYAMAIMSHGRPELAGPAVKRRVALWVQRQKILYRPGAPRFWAVIDESVLHRPIGGRRVLLAQIDHLLSVTKNGPVTLQIVPYPLSGYAAEGSFTMLRFGEPDLPDIVYLEHLAGALYLDKLEELEIYSRVFDRLTVDAETPDRSRQMLAKIRADL from the coding sequence ATGGCCACGAGTGAGCCGGCACCCGAGCGGGAGAGCGGTCCCACGGCGCTGCGGATCGTGCTCGGCGCCCAGTTGCGCCGGCTGCGCGAGGCGGCCGAGATCGGTCGGGCGGACGCCGGTTACGCGATCCGCGGCTCGGAGTCGAAGATCAGCCGCATGGAGCTGGGGCGCGTCGGGCTCAAGGAGCGCGACGTGAAAGACCTGCTCACGATGTACGGGGTCACCGAGGAGGAGACCCGCGACAAGTTTCTGGAGATGGTCCGCCGGTCGAACTCGCCGGGCTGGTGGCACCGCTACAGCGACCTGATGCCGGACTGGTTCCAGGACTTCGTGGGCCTGGAGGAGGCCGCCTCGCGCATCCTCACCTACGAGACCCAGTTCGTGCCGGGCCTGCTCCAGACCGAGGACTACGCCATGGCGATCATGAGCCACGGCAGACCGGAGCTGGCCGGTCCGGCGGTCAAGCGCCGGGTCGCGCTGTGGGTGCAGCGCCAGAAGATCCTGTACCGGCCGGGTGCGCCGCGGTTCTGGGCGGTGATCGACGAGTCGGTGCTGCACCGCCCCATCGGGGGTCGGCGGGTGCTGCTCGCGCAGATCGACCACTTGCTCAGCGTGACCAAGAACGGGCCCGTCACACTGCAGATCGTCCCCTACCCGTTGAGCGGCTACGCGGCCGAGGGGTCGTTCACCATGCTGCGCTTCGGCGAGCCCGACCTGCCGGACATCGTCTACCTCGAACACCTCGCCGGCGCCCTCTACCTGGACAAACTCGAGGAACTGGAAATCTACAGCCGGGTGTTCGACCGGTTGACCGTGGACGCGGAGACGCCGGACCGCAGTCGGCAGATGCTGGCCAAGATCCGAGCGGACCTGTAG
- a CDS encoding DUF397 domain-containing protein, protein MAIEAHNGMSAAELVGVTWRKSARSGANGNCVEVAELADGAVAVRNSRFPDGPALVYTRAEIAAFVAGARDGEFDDLLH, encoded by the coding sequence ATGGCCATCGAGGCCCACAACGGCATGTCAGCGGCTGAGCTTGTCGGCGTCACGTGGCGCAAGAGCGCCCGCAGCGGCGCCAACGGCAACTGCGTCGAGGTCGCCGAACTCGCCGACGGCGCGGTCGCGGTGCGCAATTCCCGTTTCCCCGACGGCCCGGCGCTCGTCTACACGAGGGCGGAGATCGCGGCCTTCGTGGCCGGTGCCCGGGACGGTGAGTTCGATGACCTCCTCCATTGA
- a CDS encoding TetR/AcrR family transcriptional regulator C-terminal domain-containing protein — MPRPKSLTTTALAAAALAVVDRDGLAALSMRAVAAELGVGTMSLYRYVADREELEALAVELMLSEVDVTTPRHALWDKQLAVLAERVRAAVGKHPNAVPLTMAHRHRSQGLLRWGEAVLAVLTRAGFTGTERAIALRALLSHVIGAIELEHGSPLSGAGTAAMAELGAEFPLMAETAAAARGIDADDEFRRGLGVVLRGLRRP; from the coding sequence GTGCCCCGCCCGAAATCCCTGACCACGACCGCCCTCGCCGCCGCCGCGCTCGCCGTGGTCGACCGCGACGGCCTGGCCGCGCTGTCCATGCGCGCGGTCGCCGCGGAACTGGGCGTGGGCACGATGTCGCTCTACCGCTACGTGGCCGACCGCGAGGAGCTGGAAGCGCTCGCGGTCGAGCTGATGCTGTCCGAAGTGGACGTCACGACGCCGCGGCACGCGTTGTGGGACAAGCAGCTCGCGGTGCTGGCCGAGCGGGTGCGCGCGGCGGTCGGCAAGCACCCCAACGCGGTGCCGCTGACCATGGCGCACCGGCACCGCAGCCAGGGCCTGCTGCGCTGGGGCGAGGCCGTGCTGGCGGTGCTGACCCGGGCCGGTTTCACCGGGACGGAGCGGGCGATCGCGTTGCGGGCCCTGCTCAGCCACGTGATCGGCGCGATCGAGCTGGAGCACGGCAGCCCGCTGTCCGGGGCGGGCACCGCCGCGATGGCCGAACTGGGCGCGGAGTTCCCGCTGATGGCCGAAACCGCCGCCGCGGCAAGGGGGATCGACGCGGACGACGAGTTCCGCCGGGGTCTGGGCGTGGTGCTGCGCGGCCTCCGCCGCCCTTGA
- a CDS encoding peroxiredoxin-like family protein: protein MKAREWQTATGGTVRVPDPERLVHLQFRRFAGCPVCNLHLRSIVLRHDEITARGITEVVVFHSSAEDLRPHVADLPFAVVGDPEKALYRDFGVESAPRALLDPRAWGAIARGVARDLGPVLRGRRPLPRPTGGRLGLPADFLIAPDGRIVAEKRGQHADDQWTVDELLAHAQALTSKN, encoded by the coding sequence ATGAAAGCTCGGGAGTGGCAGACCGCGACGGGTGGGACGGTGCGGGTGCCCGACCCGGAACGGTTGGTGCACCTGCAGTTCCGCCGCTTCGCCGGCTGCCCGGTCTGCAACCTGCACCTGCGCTCGATCGTGCTCCGGCACGACGAGATCACCGCGCGCGGCATCACCGAGGTGGTCGTGTTCCACTCCTCGGCCGAGGACCTGCGCCCGCACGTCGCCGACCTCCCCTTCGCCGTCGTCGGCGACCCGGAAAAGGCGCTGTACCGGGATTTCGGCGTCGAGTCCGCGCCGCGCGCCCTGCTCGACCCCCGCGCCTGGGGCGCGATCGCGCGGGGCGTCGCGCGCGACCTCGGCCCCGTGCTGCGCGGCCGCCGACCGCTGCCCCGCCCGACCGGCGGCCGCCTCGGCCTGCCTGCCGACTTCCTCATCGCCCCCGACGGCCGGATCGTCGCGGAGAAGCGCGGGCAGCACGCCGACGACCAGTGGACCGTGGATGAACTGCTCGCCCACGCACAGGCGTTGACCAGCAAGAACTGA
- a CDS encoding MBL fold metallo-hydrolase — MRPLAPGVHQLLGRPPHFMNAYLVEDVLVDAGTPAARRRITRQLDGRALSAHVVTHAHPDHFGSSHALCERYDVPLWAGRRDVEAIETARPVPAPGLLPALLAKMPMPDPHPVARGLVEGDEVAGFTVLDVPGHSPGHIALWRDHDGVLLCGDVFFNVLRPSAPPRFLTQDDERNRESMRRLAQLRPKLVLFGHGRPLRDPDRLRRLVG, encoded by the coding sequence GTGCGTCCCCTGGCTCCCGGAGTCCACCAGCTGCTCGGTCGGCCTCCGCACTTCATGAACGCCTACCTGGTCGAGGACGTGCTGGTGGACGCGGGCACCCCGGCCGCGCGCAGGCGGATCACCCGCCAGCTCGACGGGCGCGCGCTGTCCGCCCACGTGGTGACGCACGCCCACCCCGACCACTTCGGCTCCAGCCACGCCCTGTGCGAGCGGTACGACGTGCCGCTGTGGGCCGGGCGCCGGGACGTCGAGGCCATCGAGACCGCGCGGCCGGTGCCCGCGCCGGGCCTGCTGCCCGCCCTGCTGGCGAAGATGCCGATGCCCGACCCGCACCCGGTCGCGCGCGGCCTGGTCGAGGGGGACGAGGTCGCCGGGTTCACCGTGCTGGACGTGCCCGGCCACTCCCCCGGCCACATCGCCCTGTGGCGCGACCACGACGGCGTGCTCCTGTGCGGCGACGTGTTCTTCAACGTGCTGCGGCCGAGCGCGCCGCCGAGGTTCCTCACCCAGGACGACGAGCGCAACCGCGAGTCGATGCGCCGGCTCGCGCAGCTGCGGCCGAAGCTGGTGCTGTTCGGCCACGGCCGCCCGCTGCGCGACCCCGACCGGCTGCGGCGCCTGGTCGGCTGA
- a CDS encoding cytochrome P450, producing MWNTHPQQFWLRGERPGQPVAYDEELGYWNVYGHPEATEVLGDWARFSSDTARLFPALPEAATMREGNLIQMDPPDHRKLRNLVGRAFTPKVVADLEPRIAALTGELLDGVGDDFELVRDLAYPLPVIVIADLLGVPSGDRELFKSWGDRLFENANQFSLKDDERILAEFENQGEALSEMFDYLGGHAAERRRAPREDLLTSLVEAEVDGQRLSDVEVVNFASVLLLAGHITTTMLLGNTVLCLDAHPDQFELVRRERDRVPAAVEESLRFLTPFAALARATAAPQVLGGVEIPADQLLMIWLAAANRDHRAFPDADSFDVGRDPNPHLGLGRGVHFCLGAPLARLEGRVALNVLLDRFPRLRVDPDREPTFLPSPNLTGVRSLHLLTR from the coding sequence ATGTGGAACACGCACCCGCAGCAGTTCTGGCTGCGCGGCGAGCGGCCCGGGCAGCCCGTCGCCTACGACGAGGAGCTGGGCTACTGGAACGTCTACGGCCACCCCGAGGCCACCGAGGTGCTGGGCGACTGGGCCCGGTTCTCCTCGGACACCGCCCGGCTGTTCCCCGCGCTGCCGGAGGCGGCGACGATGCGGGAGGGCAACCTGATCCAGATGGACCCGCCGGACCACCGCAAGCTGCGCAACCTGGTCGGCAGGGCGTTCACGCCCAAGGTGGTCGCCGACCTCGAACCCCGCATCGCGGCGCTCACCGGCGAACTGCTCGACGGGGTGGGCGACGACTTCGAGCTGGTGCGCGACCTGGCTTACCCGCTGCCGGTGATCGTGATCGCGGACCTGCTCGGCGTCCCGAGCGGCGACCGGGAGCTGTTCAAGAGCTGGGGCGACCGGCTGTTCGAGAACGCCAACCAGTTCTCCCTCAAGGACGACGAGCGCATCCTCGCGGAGTTCGAGAACCAGGGCGAAGCCCTCAGCGAGATGTTCGACTACCTGGGCGGGCACGCCGCCGAACGCCGCCGCGCGCCGCGCGAGGACCTGCTCACCTCCCTGGTCGAGGCCGAGGTGGACGGTCAGCGCCTGTCCGACGTCGAGGTGGTCAACTTCGCGAGCGTGCTGCTGCTGGCCGGCCACATCACCACCACCATGCTGCTGGGCAACACCGTGCTGTGCCTGGACGCGCACCCCGACCAGTTCGAGCTGGTGCGCCGGGAGCGCGACCGCGTGCCCGCGGCCGTGGAGGAGTCGCTGCGCTTCCTCACCCCGTTCGCCGCCCTGGCCCGCGCCACCGCCGCGCCGCAGGTGCTGGGCGGCGTGGAGATCCCGGCCGACCAGCTGCTGATGATCTGGCTCGCCGCCGCCAACCGCGACCACCGGGCGTTCCCCGACGCCGACTCCTTCGACGTCGGCCGCGACCCCAACCCGCACCTGGGCCTGGGCCGCGGCGTGCACTTCTGCCTCGGCGCGCCGCTGGCCCGCCTGGAGGGCCGGGTGGCGCTGAACGTGCTGCTGGACCGCTTCCCGCGGCTGCGCGTGGACCCGGACCGCGAGCCGACCTTCCTGCCCTCGCCGAACCTGACCGGCGTGCGGTCCCTGCACCTGCTGACCCGCTAG
- a CDS encoding DUF4097 family beta strand repeat-containing protein: MPVFDTPRPITLDLTVHVGGARITAAERADTEVEVRPTDAANDKDVRAAEATTVDFTDGRLVVRTPRTPVLFGRPGSVDVAVALPAGSSVVARGSLADFRGDGPLGECRVTTSAGHIELHRTGALRAQTSIGDVVVAHTTGRTEVTTGTGEVRIGRLDGSGAVKNSNGATHIGEVTGDVRVNAANGGIRVGTALGDVHARTSTGHIRLGDVVRGSVVLESRAGELEVGIREGTAAWLDVRSQAGRVHNRLTATDLPAEGDERVEVRGRTSLGDIVIRRA; the protein is encoded by the coding sequence ATGCCCGTTTTCGACACGCCGCGACCGATCACCCTCGACCTGACCGTGCACGTCGGCGGCGCGCGGATCACCGCCGCCGAGCGCGCGGACACCGAGGTCGAGGTCCGGCCCACCGACGCTGCCAACGACAAGGACGTCCGGGCCGCCGAGGCCACCACCGTCGACTTCACCGACGGCCGCCTCGTCGTCCGCACGCCCCGCACCCCCGTCCTGTTCGGCCGCCCCGGCTCGGTCGACGTGGCGGTCGCGCTGCCCGCCGGTTCCTCGGTGGTCGCCCGCGGCTCGCTGGCCGACTTCCGCGGCGACGGCCCGCTGGGCGAGTGCCGCGTCACCACCTCCGCCGGCCACATCGAGCTGCACCGCACCGGCGCCCTGCGCGCCCAGACCTCCATCGGCGACGTCGTCGTCGCCCACACCACCGGCCGCACCGAGGTGACCACCGGGACGGGCGAGGTGCGCATCGGCAGGCTCGACGGGTCCGGCGCGGTGAAGAACTCCAACGGCGCCACCCACATCGGCGAGGTCACCGGTGACGTCCGGGTCAACGCCGCCAACGGCGGCATCCGGGTGGGCACCGCGCTGGGCGACGTCCACGCCAGGACCTCCACCGGCCACATCCGGCTCGGCGACGTGGTGCGCGGCTCGGTGGTGCTGGAGAGCCGCGCCGGCGAGCTGGAGGTGGGCATCCGCGAGGGCACGGCCGCCTGGCTGGACGTCCGCTCGCAGGCGGGCCGCGTGCACAACCGGCTGACCGCCACCGACCTGCCCGCCGAGGGCGACGAGCGGGTCGAGGTGCGCGGCCGCACTTCCCTGGGCGACATCGTCATCCGACGCGCCTGA